The following are encoded in a window of Panicum virgatum strain AP13 chromosome 5N, P.virgatum_v5, whole genome shotgun sequence genomic DNA:
- the LOC120676030 gene encoding splicing factor 3B subunit 4-like isoform X4, producing MARNTGRTVYIGNLDEKVSERILYEILIQAGPVIDLHIPFDKENSRLKGYAFAEYETEEIAQYAVKLFSGLVRINDKALKFMIAGHDKPSSDGKNPVMPKLNPIPSSNGNNPVMPKLNPIPLPKQTQFTHCSDMPVSHTSAYPVVNGRIAGYGFCHTPYPYDVHPQALSGGPVHSHGQFHLSSFVQYWK from the exons ATGGCGAGGAACACGGGTCGCACGGTCTACATAG GTAACTTGGATGAAAAGGTATCTGAAAGAATCCTGTATGAGATTCTTATTCAGGCAGGTCCTGTAATAGACCTGCATATACCTTTCGACAAGGAGAATAGTCGTCTCAAAGGTTATGCTTTTGCTGAGTATGAAACTGAGGAAATTGCCCAGTATGCTGTTAAACTTTTCTCAGGACTTGTTCGGATCAATGATAAAGCACTTAAATTCATG ATTGCTGGTCATGACAAACCCTCTTCAGATGGCAAAAACCCAGTTATGCCTAAGCTCAACCCTATACCGTCTTCGAATGGCAATAACCCAGTAATGCCTAAGCTCAACCCTATACCGTTACCAAAACAGACTCAATTCACGCATTGTAGTGATATGCCTGTGTCTCATACCTCAGCATATCCAGTGGTAAACGGCAGGATTGCAGGTTATGGTTTTTGTCACACTCCCTATCCATATGATGTTCACCCTCAAG CTTTATCAGGTGGACCAGTGCACAGCCATGGCCAG TTCCACCTATCATCTTTTGTGCAATACTGGAAGTGA
- the LOC120676030 gene encoding RNA-binding protein 7-like isoform X1, whose product MARNTGRTVYIGNLDEKVSERILYEILIQAGPVIDLHIPFDKENSRLKGYAFAEYETEEIAQYAVKLFSGLVRINDKALKFMIAGHDKPSSDGKNPVMPKLNPIPSSNGNNPVMPKLNPIPLPKQTQFTHCSDMPVSHTSAYPVVNGRIAGYGFCHTPYPYDVHPQALSGGPVHSHGQVSNGMYDYSRQAFGSVPNIAHRGPIMNAFAQGAANQPIMYPSY is encoded by the exons ATGGCGAGGAACACGGGTCGCACGGTCTACATAG GTAACTTGGATGAAAAGGTATCTGAAAGAATCCTGTATGAGATTCTTATTCAGGCAGGTCCTGTAATAGACCTGCATATACCTTTCGACAAGGAGAATAGTCGTCTCAAAGGTTATGCTTTTGCTGAGTATGAAACTGAGGAAATTGCCCAGTATGCTGTTAAACTTTTCTCAGGACTTGTTCGGATCAATGATAAAGCACTTAAATTCATG ATTGCTGGTCATGACAAACCCTCTTCAGATGGCAAAAACCCAGTTATGCCTAAGCTCAACCCTATACCGTCTTCGAATGGCAATAACCCAGTAATGCCTAAGCTCAACCCTATACCGTTACCAAAACAGACTCAATTCACGCATTGTAGTGATATGCCTGTGTCTCATACCTCAGCATATCCAGTGGTAAACGGCAGGATTGCAGGTTATGGTTTTTGTCACACTCCCTATCCATATGATGTTCACCCTCAAG CTTTATCAGGTGGACCAGTGCACAGCCATGGCCAGGTAAGCAATGGTATGTATGATTACAGTAGGCAGGCATTTGGTTCTGTTCCGAACATTGCCCATAGAGGTCCTATTATGAACGCCTTTGCACAAGGAGCTGCGAATCAGCCAATCATGTACCCATCCTACTAG
- the LOC120676030 gene encoding RNA-binding protein 7-like isoform X2, with protein MARNTGRTVYIGNLDEKVSERILYEILIQAGPVIDLHIPFDKENSRLKGYAFAEYETEEIAQYAVKLFSGLVRINDKALKFMIAGHDKPSSDGKNPVMPKLNPIPSSNGNNPVMPKLNPIPLPKQTQFTHCSDMPVSHTSAYPVVNGRIAGYGFCHTPYPYDVHPQGGPVHSHGQVSNGMYDYSRQAFGSVPNIAHRGPIMNAFAQGAANQPIMYPSY; from the exons ATGGCGAGGAACACGGGTCGCACGGTCTACATAG GTAACTTGGATGAAAAGGTATCTGAAAGAATCCTGTATGAGATTCTTATTCAGGCAGGTCCTGTAATAGACCTGCATATACCTTTCGACAAGGAGAATAGTCGTCTCAAAGGTTATGCTTTTGCTGAGTATGAAACTGAGGAAATTGCCCAGTATGCTGTTAAACTTTTCTCAGGACTTGTTCGGATCAATGATAAAGCACTTAAATTCATG ATTGCTGGTCATGACAAACCCTCTTCAGATGGCAAAAACCCAGTTATGCCTAAGCTCAACCCTATACCGTCTTCGAATGGCAATAACCCAGTAATGCCTAAGCTCAACCCTATACCGTTACCAAAACAGACTCAATTCACGCATTGTAGTGATATGCCTGTGTCTCATACCTCAGCATATCCAGTGGTAAACGGCAGGATTGCAGGTTATGGTTTTTGTCACACTCCCTATCCATATGATGTTCACCCTCAAG GTGGACCAGTGCACAGCCATGGCCAGGTAAGCAATGGTATGTATGATTACAGTAGGCAGGCATTTGGTTCTGTTCCGAACATTGCCCATAGAGGTCCTATTATGAACGCCTTTGCACAAGGAGCTGCGAATCAGCCAATCATGTACCCATCCTACTAG
- the LOC120676030 gene encoding RNA-binding protein 7-like isoform X3: protein MARNTGRTVYIGNLDEKVSERILYEILIQAGPVIDLHIPFDKENSRLKGYAFAEYETEEIAQYAVKLFSGLVRINDKALKFMIAGHDKPSSDGKNPVMPKLNPIPSSNGNNPVMPKLNPIPLPKQTQFTHCSDMPVSHTSAYPVVNGRIAGYGFCHTPYPYDVHPQVHSHGQVSNGMYDYSRQAFGSVPNIAHRGPIMNAFAQGAANQPIMYPSY from the exons ATGGCGAGGAACACGGGTCGCACGGTCTACATAG GTAACTTGGATGAAAAGGTATCTGAAAGAATCCTGTATGAGATTCTTATTCAGGCAGGTCCTGTAATAGACCTGCATATACCTTTCGACAAGGAGAATAGTCGTCTCAAAGGTTATGCTTTTGCTGAGTATGAAACTGAGGAAATTGCCCAGTATGCTGTTAAACTTTTCTCAGGACTTGTTCGGATCAATGATAAAGCACTTAAATTCATG ATTGCTGGTCATGACAAACCCTCTTCAGATGGCAAAAACCCAGTTATGCCTAAGCTCAACCCTATACCGTCTTCGAATGGCAATAACCCAGTAATGCCTAAGCTCAACCCTATACCGTTACCAAAACAGACTCAATTCACGCATTGTAGTGATATGCCTGTGTCTCATACCTCAGCATATCCAGTGGTAAACGGCAGGATTGCAGGTTATGGTTTTTGTCACACTCCCTATCCATATGATGTTCACCCTCAAG TGCACAGCCATGGCCAGGTAAGCAATGGTATGTATGATTACAGTAGGCAGGCATTTGGTTCTGTTCCGAACATTGCCCATAGAGGTCCTATTATGAACGCCTTTGCACAAGGAGCTGCGAATCAGCCAATCATGTACCCATCCTACTAG
- the LOC120676029 gene encoding phytolongin Phyl1.1-like — MEVQSAGMQEAAGGDVTGAEDGVDDVFFCVAATSRGNRSSTSYFHTNAAGEDAQSALALAALCLDHAPKHHRWHHHTVAGERTFAFLSAGDGRTYFAAADPTPGAAEVVRFLERVRDACDAAPRKRLRDEAVAHVARQFAQQLRAAASSGTGDSAALPGASPRELAPPPPMAPVCAVDAGGEKGEEHQRAGAQRRAVQPGGDSARPEWRSWWRHAVIVIGVDVVVCLVLFAVWMGVCKGFRCLTR; from the coding sequence ATGGAGGTGCAGAGCGCCGGGATGcaggaggccgccggcggcgacgtcaCCGGCGCGGAAGACGGCGTGGACGATGTCTTCTTCTGCGTGGCCGCGACGTCGAGGGGCAACAGGAGCAGCACCTCCTACTTCCACACTAacgcggccggcgaggacgccCAGTCGGCCCTCGCGCTGGCCGCGCTCTGCCTCGACCACGCGCCCAAGCACCACCGATGGCACCACCACACCGTCGCCGGGGAGAGGACGTTCGCGTTCCTCTCGGCCGGCGACGGCCGCACGTACTTCGCCGCCGCGGACCcgacgccgggcgccgccgaggTGGTCCGGTTCCTGGAgcgcgtccgcgacgcgtgCGACGCCGCGCCCAGGAAGCGCCTGCGCGACGAGGCCGTGGCCCACGTCGCGCGGCAGTTCGCGCAGCAGCTGCGGGCCGCGGCGAGTTCCGGCACGGGGGACTCGGCGGCGCTTCCCGGAGCCTCGCCGCGGGAgctggcgccgcccccgcctaTGGCGCCGGTGTGCGctgtggacgccggcggcgagaagggcGAGGAGCACCAGCGGGCTGGAGCGCAACGTCGCGCCGTGCAACCGGGTGGGGATAGCGCGCGGCCGGAGTGGCGCTCGTGGTGGCGCCACGCGGTGATCGTGATCGGCGTGGACGTGGTGGTGTGCCTGGTGCTGTTCGCCGTGTGGATGGGGGTGTGCAAAGGCTTCAGGTGCCTTACGCGATGA